A single Candidatus Eisenbacteria bacterium DNA region contains:
- a CDS encoding FMN-binding glutamate synthase family protein: MALSRTNASAATLTKNRTEDSIVPLSGMCVTCVDGCIGMCEIGKSAYRGHEVIYPQPFGVITTAAEKTYPVDYSHFSIMGTAVGAYGIEADSDKAIFPAVRLDVSFGKNKGLKFRYPWIIPGIGSTDIAKNNWEGLAIGSALAGTGLTIGENVVGMDPSATFKNGKILDTVDLKRRVKLFKDHQRDGYGAIIVQANIEDTRLGVQEYAIEKLGVSCVELKWGQGAKDIGGEVKVRDLKKAQMLHSRGYIVLPDPTDPHVIKAFERGSFKEFERHSRVGMVTEESFAKRVEELRKAGAEYIFLKTGAYRQADLARAVVFASKYKLDLLTVDGAGGGTGMSPWRMMNEWGVPPVELHSLMYQYAKYLADKKKYVPALAVAGGFTFEDQIFKGLALGAPFVKLVGMARGPIAAVMVGKTIGRAIEENQLPVYVQRFGDSKDDIFVTSPSLRKELGDDEFEKLPAGAIGLYTYYERLGQGLRQLMAGSRKFSLDSIERDDIAALTHDAASISGIKHVMDVDKAQIEDILNL, from the coding sequence ATGGCACTTTCCAGAACAAACGCTTCGGCTGCAACACTGACAAAAAACAGAACAGAAGACTCAATCGTCCCGCTCTCCGGAATGTGTGTGACCTGTGTGGATGGGTGCATTGGAATGTGCGAAATCGGAAAGTCTGCCTACCGCGGGCATGAGGTCATTTACCCGCAGCCATTCGGCGTTATAACGACCGCCGCCGAGAAAACCTATCCGGTTGACTATTCTCACTTCAGCATCATGGGTACTGCTGTCGGCGCCTACGGTATTGAAGCCGATAGCGACAAGGCAATCTTTCCCGCCGTAAGGCTGGATGTTTCCTTTGGAAAGAACAAGGGGCTCAAGTTCCGTTATCCGTGGATCATTCCCGGTATTGGCTCAACCGACATTGCCAAGAACAATTGGGAAGGCCTCGCCATCGGATCTGCACTTGCAGGAACTGGTCTAACAATCGGCGAAAACGTCGTTGGTATGGATCCCAGCGCCACTTTCAAGAACGGCAAAATCCTTGACACGGTGGATTTGAAGCGCCGCGTGAAACTATTCAAGGATCACCAGCGCGACGGATATGGAGCAATCATAGTCCAGGCGAACATTGAAGATACCCGTCTCGGCGTGCAGGAGTATGCAATCGAGAAGCTCGGCGTGAGCTGCGTTGAGCTCAAGTGGGGACAGGGAGCGAAAGACATCGGCGGAGAAGTCAAGGTCCGGGACTTAAAAAAAGCTCAGATGCTGCACAGCAGAGGTTACATCGTGCTTCCAGATCCAACCGATCCGCATGTCATAAAGGCCTTCGAGCGCGGCTCATTCAAGGAGTTCGAGCGTCACTCCCGCGTCGGAATGGTCACTGAAGAGTCATTCGCCAAGAGAGTCGAGGAGTTGCGGAAGGCCGGGGCTGAATACATCTTCCTCAAGACCGGCGCATACAGGCAGGCAGACCTAGCCCGCGCTGTGGTCTTTGCTTCCAAATACAAGCTAGACCTTCTCACCGTTGATGGAGCAGGAGGAGGCACAGGCATGAGCCCCTGGAGAATGATGAATGAGTGGGGAGTGCCGCCTGTGGAGCTGCATTCGCTTATGTACCAGTACGCGAAATATCTTGCTGACAAGAAGAAATATGTACCTGCACTGGCTGTCGCAGGCGGATTCACCTTCGAAGATCAAATCTTCAAGGGACTCGCGCTCGGCGCCCCGTTTGTGAAGCTGGTGGGCATGGCCCGCGGTCCTATTGCAGCCGTTATGGTTGGTAAGACAATCGGAAGAGCGATTGAGGAGAACCAACTCCCGGTGTACGTCCAGCGTTTCGGTGATTCCAAGGACGACATTTTTGTTACGTCGCCATCACTGCGGAAGGAACTTGGCGATGATGAGTTTGAAAAGCTGCCGGCAGGCGCCATTGGCCTCTATACCTACTATGAACGGCTTGGCCAGGGACTCCGGCAGTTGATGGCAGGCAGCCGGAAATTTTCTCTGGATTCCATCGAGCGTGATGACATAGCCGCGCTGACTCATGACGCCGCCAGCATCAGCGGCATCAAGCATGTGATGGATGTTGACAAGGCCCAGATTGAGGACATCCTGAATTTGTAA